atacaccctgaccctttctgctttaagggtcttcgcacttcttaacccagccaagagtgcttcatattcagccacattattcgatgcactgaatccaagccgaacagagagttcaatgagaactccttgaggaggaaagaggacaactccaattccagaaccagtattgcacgctgatccatcaacgaataacttccattctttgggatcctgttcggctacgggttgatccttcaaggatgatgtcttagctgcctgttcctttctcgtaggaggcaagggagcaacagtgggggaaaactctgccacaaaatcagccaatacctggcctttaattgctgtacgtggctgatactcgagatcatactgacttaactctacggaccatgtcgagatccgtcccgagaaatctgcctttcgaagcagtgattttaatggatactcagtataaaccacaaccttatggctttggaagtagtgtggcaatttcctggttgctgtcctaagtgccaggacaagtttttctaaaggcagatatctcgtctctgcattcaacaatgtcttgctaacataatagatggggatttgttcgatccccaaatccctcaacaagactgcacttactgcatgctcggaaacagctaagtacagaattaaagactcaccaagctgtggagttgacaacagtgggggctcggccaagtacttcttcaggtcctggaaagtttgttcacattctgctccccattcaaatccctccctttttttcaataactgaaaaaagggtctgcatttgtcacttgacctgctgatgaatctgttaagtgctgctgccattccagtcagtctctggacttccttggtagttttgggactctgtagtctttgtaaggcatcaatctgatcgggatttgcctctatccctctcaaagttaccaaatggcccaggaattttcctgaaccaactccaaacgcacacttcgaggcgttgagctttaatttatacttcctcaggatttcaaacacttcctttagatcagaaatatgccctcccttttctcgactctttaccaccatatcatctatgtaaacttccaaagtcttcccgatgagcttcttgaacataatggttgcaagtctttggtatgtagccccagcattcctcagcccaaacggcatgacactgtaacagtataaccctcgtggtgtgatgaacgaagtcttctcttgatcaggttcaaacatagcaatctgatgatatcctcgatatgcatcgagaaaactcattcgctcgtagccagaggttgcatcaaccaattggtcaatcctaggcaaaggaaaactgtccttaggacatgctttgttcaagtctgtgaagtccacgcagatacgccactttccgttcttcttctttaccacaacagtgttggataaccactctgggtaatagacttcacgtattgccttggcctctaataaacgatcgacctcttcaatcactgcatctacatgctgcgcggcagcccttcgttttttctgaatgattggcttgtgttgagggtcaatgtttaaatgatgacagatcacgtctgcatccaccccgggcatttcctctggcacccatgcaaaaacatcaatatattcctttagaaatcttattgactcagccttttcgtttgctgataatgatttcccaatcaaaaaatatctttcaggatcaatctcgttgatctgaatcttctccaggccctcaaccactttttcagccgggcttctcccaacatcctcgatggttggttgatctggtacttctagtgtgagaacatggtggacctttggggttgttttgatgatggaaatcaagcattgctgtgctaccttctggtttcctttaaggacttcaatcccatttgatcctggaaatttcaccatctggtgatatgtcgaggaaactgctctcattttgtgcaaccatgtcctccctataatcacgttatatgaagatgggacatcgactaccaaaaagtctgttcttaacaccacagatccagcccgaacaggtaaagtcacctttcctaggggccagactgctcctgcaccgaacccaattagaggtgttgttgattgttctaagtctgattgggccaggcccagcttcttgaatgcatcatagtacaacacctctgtacagctccccgagtccactagaattctttcgatgtcgtattccccaactcgtagggttacgaccaatgcatcattgtggggtatttggacttccgccaaatcatcgtcactgaatgccatgctctcgttgcatgcattagtctctcgccctctcttgtttcccaaccgcatcacgtgctgatcatgcttgacctgtctttgcaacagcctcacctcactccttgtataaggtgcagccaacccatgtatcatatggatcacgcctttagggtgttgctcgtaacccagttccatggccttccctttctctttagggtcctcctggataaactctttgagatagccccgagagaccaaatcatcaaggtgccgcttgtatacctcacaatcctcggtcatatggccccaatctttgtgataactgcagtgctgattcgtagcacgttttgcatctttgtctccacctagacttgggggccatttaaaatatggctgattctttattcgataaagaatcctgtatattggctctttccaaaccgtagtgatagaaaagaaggacttggggtcaggagcttgcttgtccttgtatgcctccttcttagcctgcccgtactcccttctgtctttgtaagacttgggttctggcttatccacctttttggcaggtgccttctgctgttcggcaaccgtcctgccatcctcacggagtatgtcatcctccattctggcgtgttgctctatccgttccatcaatttagccaaggtggctactggatgtttattcaatgaacggcgccgctccccccgaacaggcaaaccagttttgaacgtagcaattgcatactcttcactgcaactttcaatctcgttgaaagtttcccagtacttctttgcataatccctgatctgctcgttctcctcctgcttcatggtggaaagactctcaaaagtctttggggcctttctgctcgttaagaaccgagcagtgaattcctctgccaactgcctccatccttgtatggatcgtggggccaacttatgaaaccaggataaagccaccttgccaagactggagggaaacatcttgcacaagatggaatcatccccctcatgcataaacatggcctgttggtaatgctgtatgtgagctatgggatccgtatttgtctcgtaaagtacgaatgcaccgtgcttcactctgctcggcaaccttgcttcttgtagcctcttcgtaaagggagaggctgcaatattactcagggccttgcgtgctgcttctcgtgcagtcgctgtcccatcctcttgctcctttgacttgtgggccgaagtcttgacccaatcagcatcaggtctctcgtacctgtctcgatgatgctttctcgtgtcctcttcctcgggggtagaactccggtctctgctcctcctttttcgtgaagaagtccttctctctggtgttcggcttctactttttcttcccctttttcgtggagaagcttcatgacgccctatgacaggacttctgctccttcttcctcgtaaaggatcttttctgtattgtaccatagcatacctactgcctctagaatttcctcgagacaggccagaatcctccggatgctccctaattctttccaattctctgatctcatgctctcgttttttaatcagacgagcatactcctcgacttcttgcctcttcctatcaagaacgtcgtcactatggtgcacactcctggagtgcgcgatcgattcatccctttgatgggatttactccttctcgtggatctcgaagccgtctctccatctcctctatttttggagttatgatgcacggtaagggggcggtccttactcgtgttccttctgtgcccaccctggggctttctcggagccccaggtggtgatttgtcccttccctcatctaacacatcttttggttcatgcggcgttgctggagttacttccaccatggtcgtatttcaaaagggaattctttcgtttcccacagacggcgccaattgtggggggatgaaaacaattgacgcttcggatcaactggattgcaacggcttattcgtgcctcttcaccggaaccctagctcgacgtctgaaccctaatctgcaaaatagacagggggtgagtgcacctttgcctctcgtggcaaaggccctccgatgcctttgttagtatcacgtactagaaaactcagccctaattatcagtaggaaagcaataataatgcaacgtattgcgtacctctcacctctaggttttcctcatatttatagatttatggatgcttgctgtccaagcatccttattgccataggattcctaactcgtataggaaacccaggatatcaaggagtctcgtttcctttatcagtttatggaaaagagtccttttaggattcttttcctttaagagccgaacatcccatactcgttgggtatctttctcagatcctatattcttgggatctttatccctatatgagacatgactattctggaatcttccagagtattctctctgctcctactctcgattggagttccatctttgttcggccgtctcatagccgaacagacggcttggaccagttacctcacatgtaactggtccttgagcccgtacaaccttcctggaccattgacttctcatgtcactggtccatattgccgaacacttgtttagcatgatgactgtcctgtctatattcaaactatggtcccacgtaccatatattcggatatcgattgcattgctttcaacccgtgatcactcgtatcacgtgctaggttctttacatcatctgttcggctgtatcataaccgaacagtctatttatagccatgacttctcatatcactggtccatatcgctgttcaccgaactgctcggcgataagtccagtcgtatttaccacgtgttcgcaaacatcacgtgtttggtaactaaatgtatctgctcgggaatacctccctacaaagaAGATATTGCATCACTATATTTCCTACAAGACTTTAACATAAGGTAGGTCGAATTCCAACGATTTTGAATATCAGAGttcatatttttgggtttaagattgTAAAATGATGTGCACAATTTatcaaattcttgttgcctagatggggaagtagcaataaaaagaatagcatttctaattttttaaatctGAGGTCCTATATGTTTCAAACCATCTTGCACAACTAAGTTAATGACATGTCATACACATCACAAATGCAATAATTCACCAAAATAAGGAGTCGTCAAATTTCTTATAAATAATGGGAGTGTAGCACTATTAGCGCTATGGTTGTCAAAAGTAATGCTATAAACCTTATCAACAACTTCAAAATCCCTAAAACACCCAtaatactttcaaaaatctgttcAGCATCGTGAGGAAACTCCACTAAAcggaaagcaataattttttttcgcaaAGTCCAACTAGAGTCTATATAATGAGTAGTCACACAAATATAACCATGATTAtttataccaaaccacatatcAGAAGTAAAACCTATTGCACCAACACTTGCAAGTTCactaatcaaatcttttttaacTTCATTATGAGCTTTCTTCGTATCACTACGGGTTGAATTTCTAGAAACTTCAGCAAATGATGGATTCAGACAATTTtggacaaaatattcaaatctaatatcatcaccaaaagtaaatggttgttCTACTGCAGCTACATAAAGGGCCAGTCtatgtctcattttttttttgaataaacaaaattacTACTATCAGATGCACCACCAATTTTATCAGCATGTTTACTTCATAGATGTCTACCATGTGGCCCTACACCATTATTACTTATGCATTTATAATTTTTGTCACAATAATGGCATATAGCCCTAGCTCCTATGTCAATACCATTTTCATCCTTGAAGTTTTTATCTATAGAGAAATGATTCCATACCCATGAGTAGCGTCGTGACTTTTTTGAACCACTAAGGCCTGAATTTGCAGCTGCAAGAGTAGAATCTATTGGAGTAGCAGTAGAACCTAAAGGTCCTattccacttccaccaccaacaATGTTTGAAGCAGCCTCCTCACCTACAAAACCCATACCCTGTGGTGCAACAGGGTTTCGTGGTAGTTCATCAGAAGAACCTAAGTGGGAGTCACGATCCTCCCCATTTCCAGCATCcatctaccaaaaaaaaaaaaaaaacaccataacAGGGGTTATTAAAGGGGAAATAGTGTATATGTGTACTAATCAGTGTTCTACAAGGTgggattaatcgccgattaaccGGCGATTAATTGGAATTTTGCCATCTCCGGTGAGATTAATGGCTCGGTGGTTGGATTTGGCAGTCGGGAGGTTAATCGGCTTTAGTCGGCGATTAACTGGAGATTAATCGGCAAgcgattaatcggcaattaGCCGATTAATCGGTTAAAAGGTGATTAATCGATTAAAAGGCGATTAATAGGGCTAAAAtcagtatttttcaaaaatgaaggggggtaactgttattttttgaaaaccagTTTAAAGGGGCTTCGAATACAGATTTAGATTAGGCTTAATTTGTTACTCAGGCAGTCGCTGCAAACGATCGATCGAGAGTGAAGTCGCCGCAGTCTGCCATCGTCGTCGCTGCCGCCGCCGTCTGctgtaatttctctctctctctctctctctcacagtttCTCAgtttctccccccccccccccccccccccccccccccccccctcttatGAGGTCTAGTGGATTTTTTGCTGTTGGCAAGTTTTTGTTCTGAAAGTCCTGGGTATATGGCCACATCTGGACACTGTGGAGTGTGGACAGTGGCCAAaatgtagtattttttttttaaatcttaaaacaaattaacaaagtGTAGTATTTTTTGGTGTTATCAGTTAACACAAAGTGTAAAAGACTAAAATCTCAACTTATAATCAGGTTAACACTTAACAGTTTCTTGacttttttctctgttttttttttttggtgcacaGTAGTACTATAGACTGATATCAATTATCAAATGTCAATGAATCCCACTCATATTCCATCTTCGGAGGCCTCTAATTCTGCGCCACTATTGAAAAGATATTCGGTTGAtgttggatgggattatggagtTATTGTAGATCCTAGGAATAAGGACCGCCTACAATGCCTTTTGTGTGGGAATCAGTATACTGGAGGGGTTAGTAGGATGAAAAGACACATAGCTCAAATTAGGGGAGATGTTGCCTCATGCACTAAGGCAAGCAAGGAAGATATATTAAAGTGTAAGAAGGCAATTGATGATAATGTAGCtaagaagaaaaacaagaagaaagtaGCCATGGAAATTAGGGAGGAAGTGAATATAGTAGGTGACGAATCCGAAGGTGATGAATCCGAAggtgatgagattgaaaatgTGGCAGTGGGATCAAAGGAGAGGCCCTATGTTCTTGGTCCCATGGATAGATATACAGATATCAATCCCGATTCTTCTGACACGAGTGGATTTAAGAAGATGAGACAACCAAACATAAATGATAGCTTTTGGAAGGAGAAGAGTCATAAAGTGAGTCAATACTTGGCTCGATGGGTGTACGAAGCCGGCATTCCATTTCATGCCATAGACAATGATAGCTTCAAATGTTTTGTTGAAGCTGTTGGTCTATTTGGCCCGAGATACCAACCTCCAAGCCAATACCAACTAAGGGAACCATTGTTGAAGGATGAGGTGGAGAGAACCAAAACATTACTCAAAAAGCAAGAAGAATAGTGGGCTTTGACAGGTTGTGTAACAactctaatttttagtaaataaaaatctcgttgtttaaATTTCCTCTTGACtggcttattgattttctcGTTGATCTTTGTTAATCCATTATACTTAGATTTCATCTCTTGGCTAGTATAGTTAGCttttaaccaaattagttagagagacctaactaccaatccatttagttacctttggatcattacccattggtcaataaatgatagggtaatctttgtccattggacaataggccaatgcattagaatatttgattagtacatagatatagtattatataaGTTTATTTTCCCATGTGcaaggacaaatatgcattctttattatttgatatcattttccctattacccattggttattaaccgctagggaaatttttatccattgggtaatagctttaatcttcctactaagtactAGAATCCTATTAAATATTCAAGTATTGATTTTCCTTGTGCTTTTATGCATTAGAATATgtgggtaaatctaaactctagatttttagtaccttttgtaatgaattagtactagtacctatattatattttaatggggaaATCGTAAGCCATATATTCTtagtacctatgtatatataggcatgtgtacatatatacaatattatatatagatatagatttccaaaagtacaatatctattagtttaatagaaacatgtgtctaattagaattctttattgggattttgattttgaaaatctagtacttgtacCCTTggccattatatatatatatatatatatatatagtgtacttgagagagagagagagagagagggggaggaagaaagagagaagaaagaaagaaagtaggGTTGTACCACAttgatcttcttcatcttttcaaatccttgggtgtatcttcttcctagccaaaatctatcctctcattgtccttctatgtttatttaaagactaaatcttgtacaaactatcCTTCCtcccaccaaatcttccaaaatccaatCCAAGGTACACAATCTAACCATGCAAACCTAAgatagccccatggcctaaaccatcaagctttcaatcaagcttgacatgtgaaagattgagctatggagagagagagagggagtccaattttggctataaatagagccaccctcatgccatttcaactcacaccttcactcctttgctctcacttctctctagaaaccaattCGTTTTCCAGACAGCATAATGTCCCTTCgcaaatcctcatttttctcctgcttagaGTAGTTTTTAGAATCAACTTCcatcacaaaagttgtagagcacttcgagaccttcaagttagacccaagaaccatcgtattcggccaaaaattgaccgagttactgccatccaaagttcggtccagatttgcgagtttcatcacccgtaggattttccaactagcttattcggccccaactagtttcggatcaaagTAGATTATCCTGAttccctatctctaagtatacgtagaatgtccctaaccgttttctttaagtacataaggttatctttcacctatgacgtttgaaatgcatgataatttacaaatttgttttcgctaaatggaagtttgagcatgttggaataatcaacttttaacttcgaataaacatatgttgttttgaacttcccataaaggaagaaagaacggtttttgaaaggtagaaacttatcgtttgttagaagtattcgtattttgatctttaggtccgttatgagcatgcatacatgaattgcttgtggtataatattgagttggatgattttgttagattaaagattacaatgaatgatgttatatgtgaaaagtcctaccgcagagtcaatgcatgaaaacgagacacgaaaatcgagaaagtaaaaacatgacacctagggtgtgatttatgaaaaggcgtgttttgaaaagggtaaaatgttttggaaaccgcaatgtggccggacgtggtagcccattgtgtggtgtatgttttgtgtgccaatgggaacccgggacggtggaaccattgtgaggatacttgggagaccggaacggcggaaccgaggttgggtgtgtgcttggttatccgcagagaggagccaatgcaatgtgtgccaatgggaacccgagacggcggaaccattgtgaggatactcgggaaccaggaacggcggaaccgaggttaggtgtgtttGGAAAATGATGATTGGTATGTGACAatagtgacacggtctacgatgagtcgcgtaggagaaactcataactcttggacaccaacgttgattgaatatcgaatgcggatatgtcattgttaattattttggctagattagcatgtgttatgtggaaattgttgactttatgaggtattgtttgtaagttaagggttagagggtttggattattctattgagcgttgtagcttacggtgttgcctttttggtgaccctgacctattatattggtggcgacgccagTATAATAtatcagacctcatagatgaacagggtgaactttacaccttggaggcctttggagccgaagagctagcccggatggaggaagaagcggagcagtagttaggaaccctagttccctccttgtttgttttaaagtactcttgtaagactttgagatgtaataatgagccagactcacttgtttttgtaataaaaagtcttattaacgtacccagaatttgggggcgttacaggttGCTCTATCATGACCAATGCTTGGATCGatcgaaaaaggagaagcattATGAACTTGTGCGTTAATTGTAAGCAAGGgacttgttttctttcttcaaagGAAGATTCGGAGGCATCACACACGGGGGTGTATATCTTTGACTATGTTGACAAGTTCATTGAAAATATAGGGGCACAAAATGTAGTTCAAGTAGTGACGGACAATGCATCCAACAATATGGCCGCGGCGGATTTGCTAAAGATCAAGAGGCCTAACATATTTTGGACTTCATGTGGCACCCACACAATTAACCTCATGCTTGAAGGAATTGGTAAGCAATCCAAGTTTAAAGCAACTATTGATAAGGCCAAAGCGTTCACTATATTTGTTTATGCTCATCGTAATACATTGGCGATGATGAGAAAATATACGAAGAAGAGAGACATAGTGAGGCCGGGTGTTACTCGATTTGCTACATCATTCTTGACTTTACAAAGTTTGatggaaaagaaacaagaattgCGAGCGATGTTTAGTAGCAATGCATGGGGTGAGAGTAAATGGGCTAAGAGCCCAAAGGGAAAAACGGCATATGCTACCGTGATGAGTCAGGCATTTTGGAATGGCGTAACCTTATGCTTGAAAGTGTTTGGTCCGTTGGTGATGGTTCTTCGACTTGTTGATGGGGATCGAAAGCCCTCAATGGGCTTTGTGTATGGAGAGCtcacaaaagcaaaagaagagaTCAAAGCGGCATACAAGCAAGTTGAGACTAACTACCGGCCAATACTAGATGTCATTGATGGGAAAGCTAAGGGTCGGCTAGATAGTGCATTGCATTTGACAGCTTACTTTTTGAATCCTTTTTACTTCTTCAACAATTCTACCATTCAAGATGATCCTATCATTATGGATGGGGTTCTTACTTGTGTTGAAGCTTTCTTTCATGATGTCAATGTTCAAGATGAAGTCATCAATAGAGAGTTGTTGAagtacaagaacaaagaaggtgGATTTGGAAAACCATTAGCCACAATGGGATGTGCGACGAACAATGACTCTTATGATCCGGGTAAATAAGTAGTTACTTTCCTTCTTAGTATTATTCTTTTTGCTAAGTTACttagtactatttttttgtgtgctttctTTCATGACTAGTTGGATGGTGGTCTAACTATGGCAATCATACACccaatttgaaaagaatggcCACTCGAATTCTCTCTTTGACTTCAAATTCATCGGGGTGTGAgagaaattggagcacttttgAGGGAGTAAGTacatacactctctctctttctttgaaTATGTATGCATAAGAAATTATATTaacttaagatttttttttgtatagatacatacaaagaaaaggaatagaCTAGATGCGACAAGATTGAACAATCTAGTCTATGTCCAATTCAATGCCAAACTCatcaacaataaaagaaatggGAAGGATGTATTACGTACTAAAGAATCAACAAATGCATAAGGATGGCTGGTTGAAGGTGGTGACGAGGAAGTTGACCTGGTTTCGGGACTTACATGGGAGGTAATTGGGGAAGCTACGGGAGCGGATGAAGTCCTTCAACCTAGAAGGACTACTAGAAATATTGGAGTACGAGAACTACATGAGGAAGATTTTGTGTCAGAGGATGATACCAAAGAGGAGGTAGATGAGGATTTTGAGTGTGAGTCCAATGGAGACGAAGTTATGCATGGatatggagaagaagaggatgagtaATTGACTAATAATTTCATAATtgatttcatttggtttgaacgttgaagtttgtaattgactagtaattttccgtacttgttttcatttggtttgaacgttgaagtttgtaattgactagtaattttccgtacttgattttatttggtttgaactatgaatATTGAACTTCTATGTCTCTATATTTGAAATGTAGAGAAGTGTTAACATTGAGTATCCGATAGC
The sequence above is drawn from the Rhododendron vialii isolate Sample 1 chromosome 6a, ASM3025357v1 genome and encodes:
- the LOC131328507 gene encoding uncharacterized protein LOC131328507, with translation MTNAWIDRKRRSIMNLCVNCKQGTCFLSSKEDSEASHTGVYIFDYVDKFIENIGAQNVVQVVTDNASNNMAAADLLKIKRPNIFWTSCGTHTINLMLEGIGKQSKFKATIDKAKAFTIFVYAHRNTLAMMRKYTKKRDIVRPGVTRFATSFLTLQSLMEKKQELRAMFSSNAWGESKWAKSPKGKTAYATVMSQAFWNGVTLCLKVFGPLVMVLRLVDGDRKPSMGFVYGELTKAKEEIKAAYKQVETNYRPILDVIDGKAKGRLDSALHLTAYFLNPFYFFNNSTIQDDPIIMDGVLTCVEAFFHDVNVQDEVINRELLKYKNKEGGFGKPLATMGCATNNDSYDPVGWWSNYGNHTPNLKRMATRILSLTSNSSGCERNWSTFEGVSGDEEVDLVSGLTWEVIGEATGADEVLQPRRTTRNIGVRELHEEDFVSEDDTKEEVDEDFECESNGDEVMHGYGEEEDE